The nucleotide window TATCTACTCTTGGTGAACTTCACATTCCACTACAATATGCTTTACCATTGATAGACAGACATGCCAACGGTGTGGTGTATATTGGTCAAACCCTGGATAAGATGAAAGTCTTATCCTCTTTAGATTTGAGCAATATGCATCAGTTCCAAATCTGATGTCATGTTATTTTCGTTATCTTTGCTGGTCTGCATCATACTTTCTCACCTCTAACTCCTGAATTGGGTTGGACTATAATTCGTTCGATCTTGTGAATAGTAGTCATATGTTTTTGACCAGAATGACGGTGCTACTGATTACGACACTTCTAGGCAGGAGCACCGTAGGAAATGAGAATGGTTGTGTCGTGGTCCACGAGTATCATACTCGTCTTTCCAATTTTGATGTCCCTTGCTAGCTTCGTCCGTAGATTTTTGATTTCCCCTCTTATTCCTTGCAAAGTTTGTTGATCTTAATTTCAAACATCATTTTTGAGGTTTGATTTTCAAAGATTGGTTGTACATAGATGACCATCAAATTGAGATAAAAAGTCAATTCAAAAGTAAAGTTGTATTTGTTTGAGCCATTTTTATAGAGAAACTGTGTCATTTAGAAGAGTTTAAACATTGTTGAGAAAAAACAATCGATTCAAAGACAAAATTGTTGAGATAAATGGTCCATATGAGTCTCTCTTTAAGGGCTAATTTGGAGTTGTTATGcggtaaaaaaaaaacgttgTTTTGAAGAGTATGAGTAGAGCTGCTTCTGCTTTCTACTGTTTTAGACCCATgattttgataaaaaataaaaaataaataaactctttttttttcatttaccaaacacaatttTAGCTCAAGCTTTTTTAAAatacttctttaaaaaaaaaaaattcaacaatgtCAAACCAACCCTAAGTTTACCATGTAGACTCGGAAATCATAGGTGATTACAAATCTAGGCTTAGTCAAATTGAGTAAAACAATGTGCTCATTCTTCTACACTCAAGTTCGAATTCCCCTCCCAATGGTTTAGATGAAAattttgacaaataaaaaatctttGACTAATCGGCACCGGGCAGGCGTTAGCTCCAATACATGGTCTTACAACAATTACATTTGTTgtagaattattttgtaaacaaATTGCAGTGAGAGAGCACAATTTTCAAATTTGGTGAACTCTCAAAACCCAAGTAATTTCAAGAAAGCGATATAAATAGAAATATGTGCGTAATTCTTTCTTAAGCGTGCAATTAAACTTTGATTGATGATGGTTTAGtaatctccctctctcccttcaTTGAATGGGACAAACTTAAACCTCCACTAATCAAGTCTTAAACAATATTCAAATCTTACAACGACAAGTAATCTCTTCCTTAATTATTATAAGATCCTAATGGAGAAAGACTTGTTCTTGGTTTAATTTTTCACCTAATCTCATTATCTCAGCAACTTGAAAGCTCCACGTTCACATGCTGCCTCTTTTTCCAACGggtgtttgtttaagtgtttcttAGTTTGGAGGCAAACTGAAAGCTTTTCAATATTTTAATGTCAAAATGGTAAAAGAATGAGGCGTTGTAACACAACTATATGGACACCCCAACTGGTTTGCGGCTAATGGCAGAAACCCAAGACTTTTACGTTCACTTCTACAAGGGAAATGATAACCACGCTCTTTTTTTTCTGTTTGCTCACTCTTGTGTTTAATcttatttgttgtttttgtttgattattCAGTTTGATGACAAGACGTATGGCGCGAAAAAGTATGTGTAGTTATTCGTTTCCTTTGGACATTCTCCTTTCACCTTTTTCCTTCACCATTCGCATCATATAATGTTGTAGGATGATTGAAATGCTCACTCTCCAGGTAAAAAAACACATCCGTCGAGAATGATTCACTGAAAAAGTTTCATCCATATTGGAAGTCATTTTATTATTAGTTTATACATCGgtttgtctttttattttacaactgatttgaaattttttttagaggCGGAGATGATTTTTAATAAATGACTTAAAAGATAGATGGTTCAGAACATTATATGACGAGATCAAGACGAGAGAAAGTAGCTAGCATAGCCAactttacattcattttcaagACTCTTGACATCTTGTCTTCCTATCAAAACCTCTTGTTAATCTAAGATTTCAATGACAGTTAACTGTCATAGTGAACAAATTTCAATCACTTTTTACATGTTAATTCTAGGATAATCATGGTGTATTATGACTAAGCTGATATAGTAAACATCAAATGGATCTGGACCCACACAAATTAGAAGTGGCCTAATTATGGAAGAGATTATGTGGCTAAGAAATCAAGGCAATCAAGATTTACCCACAATTTAATATTGAAGTTAGGTAGAGGTTGAAACGAGTCTTTCTGATCCTCAGAAGAGTAAATTGTCGTGACTTGGCCACTGGTTGGTCttttggaaaataaaaatattgttgaGAAATTATTGATGGGGCAGGGAGAATAGCTATGAGATGAGCGTGATTAATCATTATAATGTGTCTTTCACATGGCTTGTTACATTACACCAACCTCTTAGATCCAAATAGCACTAGCAATAGAGATGGTCTATTATTTCAACTGCAGGTGGGTCAAAAACCCATGTCATTTAAACCATCATGTCAAATTAAAAGTAGTAGTAGGAAATGACAATCAAAAGATTCCAAATCTTTGCACGTTTTGTGGACCTTATAAACAAATGTTTAAGATAGACATGACCCTCCAGGTCTCCCAGATGAACACACCTGGGTGCTGCGTGACATAATATCAGATGATCAAGTATTAGGCAGATTTGGTAGTATATAAGTTGATTAGAAAAGTATACTCTCGTACTCAAGTTTCACGGTCTTTAAGAATATTGTTTGAAAGCAAAAAAAAGAGTAAAGTAATCAAGGCTAGATTTATGAGTATTTGTCTAAGTACTCGCTGGTTTAGTGTTCTATTTTTTCTTACCAGAACATATCAAAAAGTATCAACACACCACTCGAAAGAATTGAGAATCAAATTCTACATCTTTTTTAATACAAACAGTattactattttaatttacACTAGAGGAAGGAAGAGGGGTTTCAATCCGGAATGTtgtaaaagaaagaagaaagtcGTAACAATTAAAGTaatccaccacttgcataaTTGGATTCTATATCACTATATGAAATTTAGAAGCATTAATTTGCATTTAGTCCATCTTCAATTCCAGCATTTAGCACTTCtctcttaaaaataaaagagaaaactGAACGAGTAAAATTTATACTAACGTCTATTGATCCTTAATAGCTAAAGTATTGAGAACCCAATTAAAAGAAGAGCAATTTACTGGCTTTagagtaatgttaggaagaccaaattttttaaaccaaataatgtgttactaataagaaacaaacacgtaatcgacacttaattaataatccaattatctaCAACCACATCACTAAAAGATTTGGTCTACCTAACATTACTCCTAGCTTTAAATGGGGAATTAACTTCCCAAATTAAGTAGCAAAATTGATCATTGAGTTACCGGTACACATCACCGTGCAAATTCAAAGTTCTGATGCCCAACTTATAGATCGTGAGATCAAATGTTACATGGATCATAACCGttgaattattaaaaaaaaaaaaaagtgtcacAACATTTGGGATTGGGATTTACATTCAAagccaaaaatttaaaaacaaacttcTCTGAAAATGTCAACTTTAGCTAAAAGGAATGTACAAAAGTTGCCACTCATACATGAAAACCAAAGATAGAGGAAACCTGAAATTGAACAGTTAACATGGATGTGTTTAaaatttggataaaaaaaagaaaagaaaagaaaaagtgaacTGGGAAAGTGCCTTAGAGCTTGAGGGACAAGTCAAGCTTCTGCAAGTCATCTTGCTTAGTATTAAAATGGCCAATACTACTATTACTCCACCATAATCCTCCAATTCCTTCCGTCTCTGGAGAAAACTTCCGAACATTAGTACTATAGGAAAACCTTCCAACACCGCCACtcgatgaggaggaggaggatcctATGCCGCCACCCTGCACATGAAAAACATTGTTAGGTGGAACAAGCCGCCCGATCGCAGGTTGTTGATCAATAGGTCGTCTCAGCAACCCACTATTACCATTATGTCCTCCAATGGTGTTTGTTTGGTAACAAGGCTTGTGAATTGTGGAATGCACTTGTATGCCAAGTGACCTATTATTGAAGGACCCATGCAAAGGGAGAGATGCCATGCTGGAGAATCTGTATGTGGAGAGTAAACTTGGCAGCCTATCAAAGGCATCTGCTTCTGCTGCAGCACAATTACCCTTGAGCCCTTTTTTGGCAAgtgttctctctctcttatgagcattttggtGCCCTCCGAGCGCTTGTGAACTGTAAAATTTTCTCTGGCAATAATTGCAGGAGAAAACCCTTGGCTCGAAATCAGTAGTGGTAGTACCTTTGGGACTGGAAGTCTCTGATGAAGAGTTTCCTGATGTGTTGTTTGAATCAAAACAGTTGATGAGGTTGAGTTCCAGCTTCGCCCCGTGATTGGATTCCTTGTTTGAGAGGCTTAGATCTAATGGAAGATTAGGGTTTTGAGCTTGAGGGTGTTCTTGGTGATGATCTTGCACTAGTTGTTGGTTCTGTGCGTTTGGGGTTTCCATGTTTGAGACGTGGATTAGGTTTGGTGGTACCGGtgcctctgagggtgagaaaTTGCTTGAGAtttcagagagagagaactcCTTCTGGGTTGATGAGAATTGAGGGGGTCTAATATTATGCAAGAAGAATAATATGTTGCTGATATATTAGTGATAAAGGCTGTGTCCTATGTATAGAGGGATAGACCACTGTTTTACAGTTAAAAGGTCTCAATATTGCAAGACTTAAGGAATAAGAAGAGTActgtagagaaagagagagggtcCTATAAAGGCTATGTGATTGAAACTAATGAGGAACATCCATGTAGCTCTTTTTCTTGCATATACCTCTCTACTGTATCTTTTAACTTTATGTTTGTCTCCTTGACATCTGTGGTCTTTAGGGGTTTAACCTTTTCTAGGCATACACTATGCAGTCATGGATATGACTTACAGCGGACCAGACTAGAGATCCAGCATAAAGCGAGAGGATTTAATGATGCATGTTCACGTGTAAGTGAAAGTTCTTATGActgatttttttcaaaataataacCAATTTGGAGGATTTAATGGATGAACcgttcacttataagtgagagtcTTATGTTCGTAATTCGTAAATGACAAATTCAGTACCAATTTATTTATTCACccattaatgtaaatatatcgaggtataaaaaaaatgaatgcatGTTCAAAATTGTAAATTTGGCCATGAGGGCAACACAAATTCAATGTTGAAACTGATGATCTAAAGGGGTGGTCGAGTTATAGGAATTACATACTTGAAAAATCATCATGGCAGTCCTATGGGATTCTTGTAATTTggcttaaatttaaattttgttccTGTAAATTACATAATTCTCGTACTTTGTTGGTTGTCTCAGTTAGGTCCCAGCTTGTTATTCCATCAATATTTTGTAACAGAAGAGTCATGCGACTGACCCTCAAGTAGAACAAGAACCTTAGTCCTATTAGCTTGACTTGGATTTCAATTCGATCTCTGTAGTTTCATGGATAACACAGGGAGACCATctatttaaattataatttataaataatatgattgattgttgataattgaattattatgtaAATGTGgattaatgtgtttattttttattagtgaaacgtcacataatttacaaatttgatgTAAAAACTAATTTGTCTAACATTACTCGTAACGTCATAGTTTCAATTAAGTCTTGTAGTTAACCTTGATTGCAATCGGctaattgaaactatttttaaTTGGatacttgaattttttttttttttaaccatttGAGTCGATTGCAACCAATTGTTAACTGTGGGACGTGATTGGAATAATACAACTGCATTCGTGGACCTAATAGGAATTCAAGTCAAACTACAGAAGCAAAATTTTACACGTACATTATCCGGTCAAAATAATTGATTGAAATTTGAACCTCAAGCTGGGACCTAATTGAAACAACTAGCAAACTACAAGAGCTTGATtaaaaacaattgaaattacATGGATGAAATCGAAATTTCCCAATCCTGTATATAATGTATAAAGATTCATTTAAAGCAAACCACACATCTAATATCCCATTGCATTTACTTGGAAAGTTCTCATTGACAATCTTAAATATGTCTATGATTATTTGAAAAGCGAATCCAAGATGTAATAAAAACTTTGAACAAAGAGACAGAGTCGGCTCTAAGGGTAGTTAGAAGAGGCGGAATCAAGGGccctaaatattttttttttatttaatagatatatgttatatatagtAAATGTAGAAAAAATATTACAAACTAACAAGCAACGTAGTGGAAAACACGCAAGCTACTTCCCTCAAGGTTTGTGTTTAGAATCCCGCATGTGCCCCTCCTAACAATGGCTCGCATATAACATCCAAAATTTCAGAGCTGACCCTACAAAAAGTCATTGGTCTTTAATCAATGTGGCAAGATATTTATGCAATTGGAGACGCTATGAGTCTTACAATGTGAAACAAGGTGCTACAAATGATCttcttttcttaaaaaaaaacagagtaATTTAAGCTGCTACTTACAATTGTTGACACTCTCTTATACATGCACTTTATACCATTGTATGCGGGATCCAGTTGTATTAAAGAGTGTATCAATAAATGAGTTAGTTTTGTATATTTGAATAGCACATACTATTGTATGTAAGATGCATCTATACGACAGTGTGTCAATAAGTGTATTTGTTTTGTGTCTATGTCATCATATAGCTATTGGTCTTGGGGACATGTTGAATTTTCCACAGAGAAATGTTAGGTATGCTTCCAAACTAACTTGGTGGttcttgtatttttttaagtCCATGTATATATAAAATCATAGGAATTTGTTGGAATATGCGTTCACTAGCCGTCTATCACCGAGAATACTAGCTAGCATGTATAAGCAATGGTATATAGTTCTCGTAGGCATACTTTTGTCCTCCAACCTTTTGCTTTCTCGCATTGCCTTGGGAAATAATTCTTTGACATTTGACAGGCAAGTAATAACCATCTTCATGGACCACTATATATTTCGTGGACCACCATAAAATCGATAGAAATGGCCCCTGAGATTGTTCACTGTCCTTTGTGAGAAATCTCCGCTAAATTGAGTGTATATTTGTTAAATCAACCACTCCTCTTAAACGGGTGATCTCTTCAATTTAACGtaaatttttcacaaaaagactaaaatgatTAATGGTGGAACAATCTCAAAAACCACTTCttacaattttaaattttagggaCCAAAGAGAGAAGAGTGATGTCAGTCTCAGTGGACCATTTTGGTAAATAGCCTTATATAATTAACTTAGTGTGTGGCTTAATCTAAATTACTCACcatttagtgtaaatatattattgtataaaaaatatattatttctcACACAATATTTTTactgtgtttgtaccatacttagggcctccgtatttagatctcgtataaatacttgggggactcaaatgtaattatgtaataaatgaaggggcaaatatgtaaaaaggagAGGAGCTCTTAGTCTATAAAatggcctcctcaccctcacaatcctaaAGCTCTGAGATTCAGAGCAAAGCCTCACTTTCCTATTCAGAGGCTCTCTCTCCTTCACAATcttctcacaaacagagaaatacaatatcagtgtggacgtagctcaaacattggggtgaaccatgatacatcttgtgttctttactttcttgcagattcacggtcggatttacgttgttccaagacccctcaggttttgtgcatcaacatttggcgccgtctgtgggaaacgacacgaaaagctatgttggctctctttcatttttttcatctcaccaccgtaaACAACCACCACTGTCCACCGTGAtatctgcaaaacccaagaaaccaaatctctctctctcatctgtATACGATTAACCGAAGCTAAGACTCTTCCCCAACAGTTTTGGAGCCCAATAATTTCAAGTTTTGACCTTTTATTTCTGCTTCTCTCTTACCTTGTTCTTGCAACTGGGTTTTGATTTCCATGGAGACCTCACTCCCCTTCGCTCCGAGCCAAACCTGCGACGGTGAGAATGGCGGGTATTGTCAAACTGCTGGGGGCTTTTGCGGTGACGCCGCACAAAGTCTCCGTTTGCATACTGCTCCAGATCTACGCGTCGCCCTCTCAAATCTCAGTCCCGTTCCCTTTCTCCACCGTCGACCAACACAACCTCGCCGCCACCACCCACAGATTTAGCATTTTCTGCGCCTACGCCGCCATCTTCCACCACACTGCCTCCTTCGATTTCGAGCGCACCGCCACCAGCGACCCCTAGCGCGCCACCTCCTCCTGCTCTTGTGTTTCGTGACAGGAAATGCATGCCCTCTGCATTCTGTGTTGTTCTCTGCGCGTACGTCGAAGGAGGGAGGAATGAAGAGAGAGATGAAGAACGACGAGTACGACGACGTTTTGGAACCGCCCATCAATTTCTCGATGGTGGATGATGGTATTTTTAGATCCGGCTTCCCGCAGCCATCCAGTTTTCCTTTCCTTAAATCGCTTAAATCTCCGATCAATCATATATTTGTGTCATGAGCCGTACCCAGAAGAGAATTTGGAGTTTCTTCGGTCTCATAATATTCGGCTACTCCAGTTTGGAATTAAGGGAAAGACGGAGCCTTATGTATCTATTCTTAAGGATACCATCTTGGAGGCTCTGAAAATCCTTATTGATGGGAGAAATCATCCTGTTTTGATCCACTGTAAGCGTGGAAAGGTTCGTGACGTTCTTGTTCTTGGAGGAGGCCAACTAGGTCGGATGTTGCTGAGAAGTCTGAAGCTGCAGCTGCGCTAGAAACACCACCTCCGACTCCCTCCGCTCCCTCTTCTCCGCCTTCGACGAGCTCGACGAAGCTATCGTCATCCACAACAATTTCTTGGACGAGTATCGGAGAATGGATAGGCTTTGACGACGACGAATGGCGAAGCCGTTGGATGACATCTGACTAGAAAAGCAGTGAAGGTAGAGCAGGTTCCTTTAAACACATAGCTAGAAAGTGGCCCAGCGACCACGATGATAAAGGAATTCAGACATCTAATGATGCCAAGCTGTTTACCATCCCACTACAAGGTCCCAGCAGCAACCAGGCCGAAAGCAAAAGTAAAGcagaaaaacaaagtaaaagatGTCTGGATATGGAGAAAAGCCGAGGATAATAacgggtgataatagcggcaggctgcagaataattttggagtattaggcgtacttttgatcacctggttggtgataatagcagcaggctgccgaataattttttgtagtaatggatgtacttttgatcgtctgattggtgataatagcggcagactgccgaataattttttgtagtatttGACGTACTTTTAATcgcctgattggtgataatagcggcaggctgccgaataattttggagtactgagcgtacttttgatcacctggttggtgataatagcggcaggctgtcgaataattttggagtactgggcgtacttttgatcacctggttggtgataataacgacagggtgccgaataaatttgaagccatagggcttggctcttttgggcatatgggcattcgccctccacataacattccagtccattattttgggatttttttttggcgctttcTTTACACATCAGTATAACTATACAATAATTGCTCAAGTTTGCAGAAGACAACTTAataaatatgggtgtgccaTGCTTCCTCGGCTTTTCTCTATCTCCAGACatcttttactttgtttttctgctttgcttttgctttcggcCTGGTTGCTGCTGGGACCTTGTAGTGGGATGGCAAACAGCTTGGCATCATTAGATGTCTGAATTCCTTTATCATCGTGGTCGCTGGGCCATTTTCCTGCTATGTGTTTAAAAGAACCTGCTTTACCTTCACTGCTTTTCTAGTTAGATGTCACCCAACGGCTTCGCCATTCGTCGTCGTCAAAGCCTATCCATTCTCCGATACTCGTCTAAGAAATTGTTGTGGATGACGATGGCTTCGTCGAGCTCACCGAAGGCGGAAAAGAGGGAGCGGAGGGAGTCGGAGGTGGTGTTTCTAGCGCAGCTGCAGCTTCAGGCTTCTCAGCAACATCCAACCCAGTTGGCCTCCTCCAAGAACAAGAACTTCACGAACCTTTCCACGCTTACAGTGGATCAAAACAAGATGATTTCTCCCATCAATAAGGATTTTCAGAGCCTCCAAGATGGTATCCTTAAGAATAGATACAGAAGGCTCCGTCTTTCCCTTAATTCCAAACTGGAGTAGCCGAATATTATGAGACCGAAGAAACTCCAAATTCTCTTCTGGGTACGGCTCATGACACAAATATATGATTAATCGGAGATTTAAGCGATTTGAGGAAAGGAAAATTGGACGGCTGCGGGAAGCCGGATCTAAAAATACCATCCTCTACCATCGAGAAATTGATAGGCGGTTCCAAAACGTCGTCGTACTCGTCGTTCTTCATCCGTTATTATCACCCGCTATtatcacctacaaagtttcggTGCAGGatatacaaataccacatccaaacaaccgccacttcggcccataagtggattcaatttgaagtctccagccaacaaaccatattgactgaaaacttgggggactacattatgtaccatatattgggcctcaactggcctcatgaaaaatacttgggggacttagcccattatttatgtactgataagcgaacccttattctataaaagggacttccttaCTTTTATTAGAGAGtatccattattcatgtactgatgagcgagcccttattttataaaatggactccctcaccttcaattgagagcattgccgcctactgagcaaccgtctcgccacgagcatcactcctaacccatcatttatgtattgaggaacaatctcttattctataaaagggactccctcactttcaacgccacaagccaagccaaccaaaggcaacataagccacaagccgagcagcctcgcaacatgtgctacttctagttgagcatcatttcacattgagcaccacctcatatcgagtattcagttctagacgacatctagttacttcggcccacacatgaattgaatttcaagtctccagccaaaagactcttttgactgaagacttgggagactactgtttgtaccatacttagggcctccgtatttagatctcgtataaatactcgggggactcaaatgtaattatgtaataaatgaaggggcaaatatgtaaaaaggagaggagcccttagtctataaaagagCCTCCTTACCCTCACAATCCTAAGGCTCTGAGATTCAAAGAAAAACCTCACTCTCCTATTCAAAGACGCTATCTCCCCCACAATcttctcacaaacagagaaatacaatatcagtgtggacgtagcccaaacattggggtga belongs to Malus sylvestris chromosome 17, drMalSylv7.2, whole genome shotgun sequence and includes:
- the LOC126609938 gene encoding zinc finger protein 1-like; amino-acid sequence: METPNAQNQQLVQDHHQEHPQAQNPNLPLDLSLSNKESNHGAKLELNLINCFDSNNTSGNSSSETSSPKGTTTTDFEPRVFSCNYCQRKFYSSQALGGHQNAHKRERTLAKKGLKGNCAAAEADAFDRLPSLLSTYRFSSMASLPLHGSFNNRSLGIQVHSTIHKPCYQTNTIGGHNGNSGLLRRPIDQQPAIGRLVPPNNVFHVQGGGIGSSSSSSSGGVGRFSYSTNVRKFSPETEGIGGLWWSNSSIGHFNTKQDDLQKLDLSLKL